The nucleotide sequence ttcctatgtttcttcctgagaagggtcgggaagtcttagcttGAAATACCTTAGGGTTTAGTACTTGACGATCCCGATTCCATACCACAATAGTACCGTTAGAAATCCATTCCTAGTTAAACTATCATCTAACCTAAGTAGTAACGAAGGTTTTAGCCTGAAAAATGATGTCTAAAATCACCATaataagttcaaaacaagaattcatcatcaAAGTATCGAAACAAGAAAATAACGAAAACCGGGGGATAAGACCCGAACAATCTTCTTTCCTATGCTCCGagcttcaaccggatgattcccgCAAGCCAAAGTCCTCCGAAAACCGTGAAATCTGCTCCGAAAATCGCCTAGGGTTTCTTGaattcataactttttttaatgATGATTATCTTAAGTTTATATACCAAACCCTAGCAGCAAACGAATTAAAGCCGTCAGACATccccgtcgcgtcgcgcgacagGTGAGAACGTTCCTGGTGGCGTGACGCCACCATGTATAAATTTAGAAATTGTTTGTTAATTGTTGGCGCTACGCGACGAAACTCCAGAATAGCCGTGGCGCGACGCCACGGACgttttttcacagaatgttgcgTGAATTTTCCAGCTTGAACTCTCAAAAACTTCAAAATAATTCTAACTCTTTTTCCAAATAGTTCCGTGACTTGGTGTTTAAGCAATTTAGCTCGGTTCCACTCCATTTTCAGCAATATTCAATACCAAGACCTGGAAAACACAATTTTATCAATAGCACGCAATTCTAACGTAAAACGGAACTAAAAAGTAATGGAAACTATATAAACTATACACGAATaaaggatgtattttgcaatacatcagaAAGACAATCCTAATCTATGATAATGAAATTGGCTATGATTTTATGACTTCAAACAAAAACCAAGTATTCTTGTCAAGGATttataaagaaatatttttgtatgGAAGGAAGAAGGTATTTATATATTATCAATTAGCAACACAACTATGCTATGTTGACTTGTACCACAAGTTTAAGTGGTGTTTTATGCACAATtagcttgtacattgtgctttgtAGGTTGTTTTATGTTTGGGTATTTAAAAGTGTGGTCTTTTGCCGTTGGTTTCATTTTTAAGCCATCGATTTCTTTCTCTACGTACTACCGCCTTCTCTCTATGCCATCGCCCTACGCCCTCTCAACCACCACCCCCGCCTTATCCGTTTACCCTTGAACTTCTAGGATTCGGGTGGGTTTTTAAGCAAGTTTTCCGACCGGTgcttttgtttggtggtttgatgTGGTGTTTGTTGTACTTTGAAGGATATCTTCTTGAATGTCCTTCTTTTGATTTTAAATGGGCTATGATTAGCCCCACCTGGTGGTGTTGTTGTTTGGCTTTTTCGATTTTGTGATGAGATTGTTGTTGATTTTGGTTCACGAGTAACTTTGATGATAGATTTTTACTTGGTTTAACTTTTGGTTGTTTGGGTCGATTATGACAAAATTGTAACTTTGATGATTTTGGTTCACGAGTAACTTTGATGATAGATCTTTATGGTTAAGAAGATTTGTTTTCTTTGTTATTGGTTGTGTCAAAGTTTTAATTGTTATTGTTTGTCTCGATGAAGATGGCTTATTGCTCATCTGAGAGCAATGGTTGTGGTGGTGCTTGAGACTTGGCTTGGGATTGTGTATTGCAGCTGTCTGTAGCTTGTGAGCTTAGTTTGCTCACTGTTTTGTTGTTGGTTATGGCCGTTAGGGCATGCACTATGATTTATATATTCTAACATGACAACATTTTGTTGCGTTTAATTGTTGTGCATGTTGGTTAGCCAATTTAATTTTGAACAGTTGAGGTGTTAGGAACATTTGTATATTATTCCCATTTTCCGGATAAATGGTTAGCGTTTGTCTTGATGAAGATGGCTTATTGCTCATTCAAGAGCAATAGTTGTGATGGTGCTTGATATTTGGTTTGGCATTGTGTATTGTAGCCGTCCTTAGCTTCTGAGCATGGTTTTCTTACAGTTTTATTGTCGGTTATTTTTGTTGGGGCATGCAATGTGATTTATATATTATCACTTGGCAAAATCCGGTTGTCTTTAAATGTTGTACATGTTCGTTACCCAAGTCGATTCTGAACAGTTGAGATGTTGGGAACATTTATATATTATGTATTATTAATTAACAACATAGCTATACTTAATTGATTTGTATTACATGCTTATGTGGTGTTTTATGCTTGGCTGATTTGTACATTGTGGTTAATAGGTTGTTTTATGTATGGGCATTAAATGTGTTGTCTTTGTTGGTTTTCATTTTGAAGTCATATTGTTGTGAATTGATAATTGATGAAGATGACTTTATTGGCATCCAAGAGTGACTGTAATTTATGGTTATAATAGTTGTGACATTTGGCATGGTGTTGTTTATTGCAATCATGTCTTCTCTCTGATCATTAATTGTTATGACATTTGGCATGGCGTTGTTTATTGCAATCATGTCTTCTCTCCGATCATTAATTGTTGCTAATTGATAATATATATTAATTCCTATATTTAATGTTTGTGATTAGGCGAATACTGCATAATGTGTTAATTGGCTATGATATTAAAAGTATGATTTTATAAAAGCAACCGGTTTAAATCAAATTTCTGAgcctacaaaaaaaaaattaaaaccacaTTATACGTATTGATGGTATCGTCAAGTAGTTTTAAccctttttatatatatttttcgcTTTTGGTTTTTCGTATAATCAGGTTTACAAAATTGTTAGCAATGACGAATCAGTTATTATGGTTTCTATTATTGAATTACATCAGAATAGCGTAAGGCTACAATGATATACACAAGTCTTTATCTTCCAAATAGATAATTGTTGGTTTagttttttaaagttgttttttaataaaaagatgGATGCTAATTTATTCGGAAATCTATGAGTTTACAATGTTAATATCCAACAAAGAGATTAACGTTAAGAAATTTTCGAACAACTTACCTAAATCTATGAGTTTACAATCTCGATTCCAACAAAGAGATTAACGTTAAGAAATTTCGAACAACTTACGCGTCTTCTTGACGATGTCGTTGAGTCCCACTCGGTGGCGGAGCTAGCCCATTTATTTAGcggtatccaaaaaaaaaaaattacaggTCAACGTAGTAGCAACAGGGACGTTGGGAGTCTGGGATGATCGCAATTCTGTGACTTTCTGTTTCTTACGTTGTCGCCcatacacaaaacaaaacaaaagaatattttattgttttgggGCTTGGGCTATGTTTATCAATTGGACCTCTTTCAATTATATTATAGTTAATTTGGGTTAACTCTATCATTTGGTCCTAATTATTGTACAAGTTTGGTGTTGTAAAAGGTTTGGGCTTATAAAAGTTTGGAATTTTAATAAGTTAAATTATCCTGTTTTTTAGAGGTATCCTCGTATTTGTTCAGGGATATCCTTTATAGAAaaccgaaaaaaataaaaaataaaaaataaaaatacattacGAATACGGGGTTGAGCCCTAGCCCCTGATACCCCTCCTTATACTATACCTCTGCCACTGGTCCGACCGTCGAATTAACGTAAAACTAAACGAGCTGACCGAAAGAGTTAGAAAGATACGTGAAAAACAGGCTGAGCTCCAAATTGTCATAGACGTGCTTTATGCGCGTCACGTTCAGCCtaacaattttaataaaaaattaatagCATTATGTATTTTACTAGTTTTAAGCATTGATTataaattttataatattttcattAACAATCAATGTTATAATACGTATTGTATACGATTATAGTTTACTTAATCTGTCGACAAATTACCATGTTCGCTAACAAACCCCGCCATAACATGGGCTTACACCTGGTTTATGTTATTATAGTTTAGTTCGTAAAAAGTATTTTTATAAACATTATCCACATATACAAAAACCAACTAGGGGAATAGTGCCACACATCTGTGTGGCACTCCCCTATTGGACCACCagttttattgttttatattcgtttaaaattacgatttcgccctTCATTTAAAACccccacttcaaaataaaattacgtttttgtccctcgctcaaaattacgattttgccatcggttcaaaattatgatttcttCCCCAGATTACAACTACAATTttggccccagttcaaaataaatttttgctttCGCCGAAACTAAAAATGACGATTTCGCATTTTTGCCCCTTTCAAAAATTATTATTTCGCCttaagtttaaaattatgtttttgtccggttcaaaataaaactatgcttttgcccccctattcaaaattacgattttgccatcagttcaaaattttgaatttgcccgagttcaaattaaaaatatagttttgtccCCAGCTTAAAATAACGATTTTGTCCTTAGTGCAAAGTTATAGTACGATTTTGTCTCCGGTTCAAATTTATAGTATTGCCACCACTTTAACTTTTggcaaattatgattttacccaagtcaacaaatacaactttgCACTTAGTTCAAATTACAGTattgctatcgttttagtttttttagcaaaattataaatgtgtttttttatattagtttactggatttaatttttttccatgTCAAGGAGCTTACTAAAACTCACTCATTAACCCTTACAAgctacagttttgccctgagctctgaactacggtcttgtcatcgttttagtttttttttcctaacaaaacaataatagtgtttttttaattgattgataaTTATTCGGTCATCGCCCTGCAACGCGGGCGGTGGCATTAACTAGTTTATAAACAATAACATAGACAAAACAGTATTCAAAATACTTTCTTCACTTATAACTTAAATCGATGAAAAAAGTTGAGATGAGCATGCGTTGCTGTATCAAGCGGTGGTCTATTTGGATAAGTAGGATGACATCTAAAAGAAAACCAAATGCCACGCATGTTTTACACGTGTCCATCATATTACGACACATGTAAGTACCACTATCACAGTCAACATCGACCTCAGACATTAACTGCGGTATTAAATACAACACATGCAAACTTAGTAGAAAAACTGAAGATTAATTTTGATGAAAATGGTGTCGCTAAGAGTCTGTGTTTATGTTTCTCTAATCGTACATGCCTTCTTCTTGCTTCCAACTGGAGTCTTGTGTGGTATGTAACCATTTTCGCCGTTCAAAAAATCGTTCATCAATGATAATCTTTTGTTGTTTATTAGTTAGGGGATCCGTTAATTTAGTATTCAacttttttgttaaataaaattgCGTTTGCTTATCAGAAAAATTCTACATGGTTTAGGAATTAAATTGGTACTTGTAGAGAGTTTGCTACCTTGAAGCCGATATGGCAAGCGAACTCCATAGAGTTTGTGAAAAAAAACCGGTTTaagtttggtaaaaaaaaaaaaaaaaaagaactattCAATTCTCCCCAAGGAAAGCGAACCGTCTATGGTGAAAACCGGTTTGAGTTTGGTTAAGAAAAATTATACTATTAAACAAGGTCGTTTCAACATTTTCTGAGACCTAAGCGAACTACGAAGTGAAGACTTTTTTACAAAATTATTTCTTTCGACATATTTAGTAAAAAAACCCTCCTTCCTAAGTAAATTCTTTTTAATAACTAATTTGTATCAAATTCCCTAACAAATAACAAATAGCAAATGAAATCCGATTCACAAATCGGGATGGGTCGAATGGTTGATGGTTGCATGGCGAACTACGAAATGAAGACTTTTTTGCAAAATTATTTTTTTCAACATATTTAGTAACAAAACCCTCCTTCTTAAGTAAATTCTTTTTAATAACTAATTTGTATCAAATTCCCTAACAAATAACAAATAGTAAATGAAATCCGATTCGCACATCGGGATGGGTTGAATGGTTGATGGTTGCTGCGATTATGTCTGTAGTATAATTTTGAAACTTCGAAACTGGGTTTTTCTTGAACAAATTTGGTTTAATTTGCTTTTATTTGTGCCTAATACATATACAATATATAAAACTTACTAAAAATTGAAGGCCCTTGATTTTGGTGTCCTAGCCCCGTGCCTAGGTTGGAAAGCCCAACGGGCCAGCCATGCTATTCAATTCTCTATGGGGCAGCGAATTGTCTAGAAGCACAAGAGTTCACAATGAAACATCATTCTCATATATAATTGGTTAACTTAGGCCATGTTTGGATGAGCTTGTTTTACATCTTATTGACTTCTTGGAAAATAAGTTTTTGTGAAATGGTATTTCGGTAATAAGGTGAAAATGAGCTTTTTAGACATTGAGAAGAAGAAATGAAAAGTTACTTGGTAGTGACTTTTTCAAAAAGGAGATAAAAGAGGTTAAAAGTCAATAAGGAGAAATGAAAAAGTTCATCTGAACATGCCCTTAGATGACAAGCGAACTCTAATAGAGTTGGGTGAAAAACCGGTTAAGGCTAGTGATGGAATTCGCTTGTCAGCAGGGGCGCAGCTTCcttgggggcgggagggggcgccccccccccccctcgacGCGTAGTGTTATGAACAATAtcttcgtatagaaatttttaggtatatacgttttcgcctTCCGGAATTGGGAAAAATCGACCCCCAAGCTTCGCCAATGCTTGCCAGGTAGCAAATTGCCTAGACGGCCGAAGGttccaaaaaacaaaaaaagaacaCCGTTAAAATATCATTTTTGTTTCTAAACAACCCGCAAAAACATTATTTATCTTGTCCGTTATACACAAAAATTTGGTTATCCGACTAATCTAGCTTATTAGAATTTTTAAACAGATGAATAACATATAATACCATGTTTTGCAGATGAAGAAGACGATCTTCTTCAAGGGATCAATAGTTTTCGCCAATCCAGGAGCTTAGCAGCCTTATCAAAGAACAATAACGCCGAATGCATGGCCGACCAAATAGCCGACGCGTTGGAACATAAAGCATGCAGCACCATGGCGGGTCCAAGCATCATCACAAGCACGCGACCGCGGTACGCAAACTATCCAGATATCGTTAAGAAGTGCGATATCGATATTAACACGACAACGGACGGTGTCATACTGCCCGTTTGCGTGCCTAAACGGGTCCCGACCCTCGTACTCACCAACTATACCCAATCCTCGTACGCTAATTATTTGAACAATTCGCGGTATAGTGGAGTTGGAATCGGCAAGGAGAATGATTGGGTAGTCGTGGTGCTTGCCACCAACACTCCGGCTGGGACGTTTTCGAATGTGGCTGCGCCTAGGCTCGGTTTGGTTGCGCGTATAAGCTTGTCCATGGTGGTTCTTACGTTGGTTTGGTTAGGAATTTGGTAAGTGATGGTATGTATATTTAGCTAAAGATGGTGTGTTTTGTTGTGTATTAACGCGAAAAGACTCCAGATATggaaaaaatatatgttttaattGTTCTTTCAATTTGATTGTTTGGGTTGctactatatatatgtgtcattCGGTAATCAAGTTGCTAACTTCAACCATAATTTCTCATCACCTTTTACAATATTTTGTGGTAGTGAGGGGGTTAGTCCCATTTTTTTCTAGATTTCCTTGTTTGTCACATCACTCTTTGCTTATTTTCTCacggcttttttttttttttttttggtttttcataGAATGCAGCttattttctaatgtttttttctgatttttcataAAATGCAGAATGTGTGATGTCGTTTTTCCTCATATTCTCTCATCGTTTAAATTAATTTATAACATTAGTATATATTTGAATTATATTTgaagggtaaggttattgtaaaaaaggttaaaagtgtgagaaatattgtggagatgacatgtgtcttaaatctaaattaatttaaaagggtaaacaagtaattttatcattaatttaattaattaaaaacttttcataatcgtcaccttaattataggaactagatttttttttaaaagatctttATAAAtagcattcagcaagtatataacaccattgaTGGACTAAAtatctgatcgaaacatattttttttctctatataagtatagcaatatggtactcatattaaagataaaaaaaccaCTCGTTATTatggtttaaaaaaaaagttacgtataaaaagttattggcgtttaaaaaagacgggggaagtta is from Helianthus annuus cultivar XRQ/B chromosome 9, HanXRQr2.0-SUNRISE, whole genome shotgun sequence and encodes:
- the LOC110878725 gene encoding uncharacterized GPI-anchored protein At3g06035 — encoded protein: MKMVSLRVCVYVSLIVHAFFLLPTGVLCDEEDDLLQGINSFRQSRSLAALSKNNNAECMADQIADALEHKACSTMAGPSIITSTRPRYANYPDIVKKCDIDINTTTDGVILPVCVPKRVPTLVLTNYTQSSYANYLNNSRYSGVGIGKENDWVVVVLATNTPAGTFSNVAAPRLGLVARISLSMVVLTLVWLGIW